A part of Pseudomonadota bacterium genomic DNA contains:
- a CDS encoding glycine--tRNA ligase subunit alpha, which translates to MTAPNGSALPFQQLILRLQEFWAGQGCVILQPYDMEVGAGTFHWATTLRSLGPEPWNVAYVQPSRRPTDGRYGENPNRLQHYYQFQVLMKPSPDNFQDIYLDSLKAIGIDPLAHDIRFVEDDWESPTLGAWGLGWEVWCDGMEVTQFTYFQQVGGYDCRPVPGEATYGLERLAMYLQGVDNVYDLDWNGAGVSYGDVYLQAEREFSAFNFEHADTETLTRHFEDAEKACHALVEAHLPLPAYDQCIKASHTFNLLDARGVISVTERAAYIGRVRALSRACATEWLTSRGHLDEAADG; encoded by the coding sequence ATGACCGCGCCCAACGGGTCCGCCCTCCCGTTCCAACAGCTCATTCTGCGGCTCCAGGAGTTCTGGGCTGGGCAGGGCTGCGTCATCCTGCAGCCCTATGACATGGAGGTCGGCGCCGGCACCTTCCACTGGGCGACGACCCTGCGCAGCCTGGGGCCGGAACCCTGGAACGTCGCCTACGTCCAGCCGTCCAGGCGGCCGACCGACGGGCGTTATGGTGAGAACCCGAACCGGCTGCAGCACTATTACCAGTTCCAGGTCCTGATGAAGCCGTCGCCGGACAACTTCCAGGATATCTATCTGGACAGCCTGAAGGCGATCGGCATCGATCCCCTGGCGCATGACATCCGCTTTGTCGAGGACGACTGGGAAAGCCCGACGCTGGGTGCCTGGGGGCTTGGCTGGGAAGTGTGGTGTGACGGCATGGAGGTCACCCAGTTTACCTATTTCCAACAGGTTGGCGGCTATGACTGCCGCCCGGTGCCGGGTGAGGCGACCTATGGCCTGGAGCGGCTCGCCATGTATCTGCAGGGCGTCGACAACGTCTACGACCTCGACTGGAACGGCGCTGGCGTCAGCTATGGCGACGTCTATCTGCAGGCCGAGCGCGAGTTCTCCGCCTTCAACTTCGAGCATGCGGATACCGAGACCCTAACCCGCCACTTCGAAGACGCGGAGAAGGCATGTCACGCGCTGGTCGAAGCGCACCTGCCGCTGCCCGCCTATGACCAGTGCATCAAGGCGAGTCACACCTTCAACCTGCTGGACGCGCGCGGTGTCATCTCGGTCACCGAACGCGCGGCCTATATCGGCCGGGTGCGGGCGCTGAGCCGCGCCTGCGCCACCGAATGGCTGACCAGCCGTGGCCATCTGGACGAGGCCGCCGATGGCTGA